A window of the Gossypium arboreum isolate Shixiya-1 chromosome 2, ASM2569848v2, whole genome shotgun sequence genome harbors these coding sequences:
- the LOC108463317 gene encoding remorin 4.1-like — protein MRAIEDKGCYNLGAANEISSSSVSAISFEFHKGNGTTNNRAAQSHHRTTTALGKPTTPSKWDDAQKWLVGLSTSRDKKTHSKAKPRNSNADDRRLIAPVPHKEQDYPSSDEEGGFAAAAVMSPKYEGETKKVDFDDSIWNSVSAVRSICVRDMGTEMTPIASQEPSRTATPLRATTPAGRSPISSGSSTPVRCQNGGGPCAEDYQAGSGPTSTEGRAETNAAARGHGSNRQESEQARKQSTLETRATAWDEAERAKYMARYKREEVRIQAWENHEKRKAEVEMKKIEVKAERLKARAKERYANKVAAARRIAEEKRANAESKLNEKAIRTSQRADYIRRTGHFPSSFSFKLPSLCW, from the exons ATGAGAGCTATTGAAGATAAAGGTTGCTATAACCTTGGAGCAGCTAATGAAATTTCAAGCAGCAGCGTGAGTGCCATAAGTTTTGAGTTCCATAAAGGGAATGGGACAACAAACAACCGAGCTGCTCAATCTCATCATCGAACTACTACTGCCTTAGGGAAGCCAACAACACCTTCAAAATGGGATGATGCGCAGAAATGGCTTGTGGGACTGTCGACAAGTAGAGACAAAAAGACCCACTCCAAAGCCAAACCTCGAAACTCCAACGCTGATGATAGAAGACTAATAGCTCCTGTGCCACATAAGGAACAAGATTATCCAAGCAGTGACGAGGAAGGAGGCTTTGCTGCTGCTGCAGTAATGTCACCTAAATACGAAGGAGAAACCAAAAAGGTTGATTTTGATGATTCTATTTGGAACTCTGTGTCAGCTGTTAGATCAATATGTGTGAGAGATATGGGGACTGAGATGACCCCTATTGCAAGCCAAGAGCCTTCAAGAACAGCAACACCCCTAAGAGCCACCACTCCTGCTGGAAGGAGTCCTATATCTTCAGGATCTTCCACCCCTGTGAGGTGCCAAAATGGAGGAGGACCTTGTGCCGAGGATTATCAAGCAGGTTCAGGCCCAACATCGACTGAGGGAAGGGCTGAAACTAATGCCGCTGCCAGGGGTCATGGTTCAAATAGACAAGAATCAGAACAAGCTAGGAAGCAGAGCACTTTAGAAACTCGAGCTACGGCTTGGGATGAAGCTGAACGTGCCAAATATATGGCAAG GTATAAGCGTGAAGAAGTGAGGATACAGGCCTGGGAAAATCACGAAAAGAGGAAAGCTGAAGTGGAAATGAAGAAAATAGAG GTGAAGGCTGAGAGATTGAAAGCTCGGGCAAAAGAAAGATATGCAAACAAAGTAGCAGCCGCAAGGAGAATAGCTGAAGAGAAACGTGCAAATGCTGAATCAAAGCTAAACGAGAAAGCTATAAGGACATCTCAAAGGGCGGATTATATAAGGAGAACTGGTCATTTTCCTTCTTCCTTCTCTTTCAAGTTGCCTTCCCTTTGCTGGTAG